The proteins below come from a single Branchiostoma floridae strain S238N-H82 chromosome 5, Bfl_VNyyK, whole genome shotgun sequence genomic window:
- the LOC118415228 gene encoding kinesin-like protein klp-3 isoform X2 — protein sequence MGSGSSSPQPVARPQAQVLPSPQGQPGQQRRGNFEEVQLQYGQSQATPTHGHQGYGPTHGHQGHGQPRPQAQGAYGHPNHIQGYGNQAQQYGKSNGYVHPEYGASTSSGYGGHAAHQQKHRDDFDDDLDDWIEQKNNQTPSHQAATQQSSAASEEDMILETFHHNDGTEYTVLRQSGHRAYLDWQTQVQLQTTSDTNGPSTSGTTSGYVTEETASSTPDDDRDGYFDHPLKGRTVITYMFEEKRNVYCYMDDETGYWINMPLMWELHNDYIRRQVHEIQESIPTWTDEIDILASLRQCNYNTEQTVANYLCLGDPNLGAKRWGGGREGQQQLQEKDRQIHALQEQLKQKEREKQSLLQERLALKTEVVEKLEKVAELNEKVLDLEVENNDMHVKLSASHMQMERMKTMTPSSFGRRRHGEIESGFDSQRESSAESMTVVKAPRTPTPEPLPPAGPTVEEETLKALNHSALELDKSYRSLKVIVKDGFSDLQDLTKKAISALGQISEMDSSSGNEVEELRVLYRKEALQRKLLYNQLQELRGNIRVFCRCRRDDRVGGYMQFPNDEDIVVPTGGSKKTFSFDKVFSPASTQEQVFEDTLPIVQSCVDGYNVCILAYGQTGSGKTFTMMGPPDYPGVNIRTIKELLRICNDKETVDYTLKISMVEVYNETLSDLLKEGSIGNATLDIRTMGKKQVITGLTAIEVKTERDITDTMETGFKNRTTAFTKMNAESSRSHLLLMLTVEGHDKISSTTSFGTLMLVDLAGSERISKTEATGQRLVEAAAINKSLTALGQVFQSLRTNALHVPYRNSKLTHLLQPALGGDAKACLFVMVSPDEKNVSESISTLTFGSSARQVSLGKAERNVTKGGKKK from the exons ATGGGATCAGGGTCAAGTTCACCCCAACCTGTGGCCAGACCCCAGGCACAggtcctcccctccccccagggTCAGCCTGGACAACAGAGACGGGGAAACTTTGAGGAGGTGCAGCTACAGTATGGTCAGTCTCAGGCTACTCCCACACATGGACACCAGGGTTATGGTCCAACACATGGACACCAGGGCCATGGTCAGCCTAGACCACAAGCACAAGGTGCTTACGGACATCCGAATCACATTCAGGGCTATGGGAATCAGGCACAGCAATATGGGAAAAGCAATGGATATGTACACCCTGAGTATGGAGCGAGCACATCATCAGGGTACGGTGGACATGCAGCACACCAACAGAAACACAGGGATGACTTTGATGATGACCTGGATGACTGGATTGAACAGAAAAATAACCAG ACACCATCACACCAGGCAGCTACCCAGCAGTCTTCTGCGGCATCTGAGGAGGACATGATCCTAGAAACCTTCCACCACAACGATGGGACAGAGTACACAGTCTTACGCCAGAGTGGCCACAGAGCATATCTGGACTGGCAAACACAA GTGCAGCTCCAGACCACCAGTGATACCAATGGCCCCAGTACATCTGGTACGACCAGTGGTTACGTCACTGAGGAGACTGCCTCCTCCACTCCTGATGATGACAGGGACGGGTACTTCGACCACCCGCTCAAAGGGAGAACTGTCATCACCTACATGTTTGAG GAAAAGAGAAATGTGTACTGCTACATGGATGATGAGACAGGCTACTGGATCAACATGCCCCTGATGTGGGAATTACATAATGATTACATCAGGAGACAGGTGCATGAAATACAG gAGTCTATCCCTACTTGGACAGATGAAATTGACATCCTGGCCAGTTTGAGACAGTGTAACTACAATACTGAGCAGACAGTGGCCAACTATCTTTGTCTTGGAGATCCCAATTTAG GTGCCAAACGCTGGGGAGGAGGCAGAGAAGGCCAGCAGCAGCTACAGGAGAAGGACAGACAGATCCATGCTCTACAGGAACAGCTCAAGCAGAAG GAGCGGGAAAAGCAGTCTCTTCTTCAGGAAAGATTAGCACTGAAAACTGAAGTTGTTGAAAAACTTGAAAAG GTTGCTGAACTGAATGAGAAGGTGCTGGATCTGGAGGTAGAGAATAACGACATGCACGTGAAGCTGTCAGCATCACACATGCAGATGGAGCGGATGAAGACGATGACTCCTTCATCGTTCGGAAGGCGTCGTCAC GGTGAAATTGAGTCTGGTTTTGACTCCCAGAGAGAGTCCTCAGCAGAGTCTATGACTGTCGTGAAAGCCCCTCGCACCCCCACCCCTGAACCACTGCCTCCTGCTGGCCCTACCGTGGAGGAAGAAACCTTGAAGGCTCTGAACCACTCAGCACTGGAGCTGGACAAGTCTTACCGCAGTCTGAAAGTCATAGTCAAAGATGGCTTCTCAGACCTGCAAGACTTAACCAAAAAG GCCATCTCAGCCCTGGGACAGATCAGTGAGATGGACAGCAGCAGTGGGAATGAGGTGGAGGAACTGCGGGTCCTGTACAGGAAGGAGGCGCTACAGAGGAAACTACTCTACAATCAG CTGCAAGAACTGCGCGGGAACATCCGTGTGTTCTGTCGCTGTCGGCGAGATGACAGGGTCGGAGGTTACATGCAGTTCCCCAATGACGAGGACATTGTTGTTCCGACGGGTGGAAGCAAGAAGACCTTCAGCTTTGACAAAGTCTTCTCTCCGGCCTCCACTCAAGAACAG GTGTTTGAGGACACTTTACCCATCGTCCAGTCCTGTGTGGATGGGTACAATGTGTGTATTCTGGCTTATGGACAAACTGGCTCAGGGAAAACCTTCACAATGATGGGTCCACCAGATTACCCAGGGGTGAACATCAG GACAATTAAGGAGCTCTTAAGAATATGCAATGACAAGGAGACAGTTGACTACACTTTAAAG ATTTCCATGGTTGAAGTGTACAATGAAACCCTGTCAGATCTACTGAAGGAAGGGTCTATAGGCAATGCTACTCTTGACATCAGAACCATG GGTAAGAAACAGGTGATCACAGGCCTGACAGCCATAGAGGTGAAGACTGAAAGGGACATCACAGATACCATGGAGACAGGCTTCAAAAACAGGACAACTGCCTTCACCAAAATGAATGCTGAAAG TTCGAGATCCCACCTGCTGCTGATGTTAACTGTGGAGGGTCATGACAAGATCTCCAGTACCACATCCTTCGGCACCCTGATGCTAGTGGACCTGGCTGGGTCAGAGAGGATCTCTAAAACTGAAGCCACAGGACAGAGACTGGTGGAGGCTGCAGCCATTAATAAGTCACTCACAGCACTCGGACAG GTGTTCCAGTCCTTGAGAACCAACGCCCTACATGTGCCTTACAGGAACTCCAAACTCACTCACCTGCTCCAACCTGCACTGGGTGGGGATGCCAAG
- the LOC118415228 gene encoding kinesin-like protein klp-3 isoform X1, translated as MGSGSSSPQPVARPQAQVLPSPQGQPGQQRRGNFEEVQLQYGQSQATPTHGHQGYGPTHGHQGHGQPRPQAQGAYGHPNHIQGYGNQAQQYGKSNGYVHPEYGASTSSGYGGHAAHQQKHRDDFDDDLDDWIEQKNNQTPSHQAATQQSSAASEEDMILETFHHNDGTEYTVLRQSGHRAYLDWQTQEWVQFPNEWLGQGHFGEQDTLFTEQVQLQTTSDTNGPSTSGTTSGYVTEETASSTPDDDRDGYFDHPLKGRTVITYMFEEKRNVYCYMDDETGYWINMPLMWELHNDYIRRQVHEIQESIPTWTDEIDILASLRQCNYNTEQTVANYLCLGDPNLGAKRWGGGREGQQQLQEKDRQIHALQEQLKQKEREKQSLLQERLALKTEVVEKLEKVAELNEKVLDLEVENNDMHVKLSASHMQMERMKTMTPSSFGRRRHGEIESGFDSQRESSAESMTVVKAPRTPTPEPLPPAGPTVEEETLKALNHSALELDKSYRSLKVIVKDGFSDLQDLTKKAISALGQISEMDSSSGNEVEELRVLYRKEALQRKLLYNQLQELRGNIRVFCRCRRDDRVGGYMQFPNDEDIVVPTGGSKKTFSFDKVFSPASTQEQVFEDTLPIVQSCVDGYNVCILAYGQTGSGKTFTMMGPPDYPGVNIRTIKELLRICNDKETVDYTLKISMVEVYNETLSDLLKEGSIGNATLDIRTMGKKQVITGLTAIEVKTERDITDTMETGFKNRTTAFTKMNAESSRSHLLLMLTVEGHDKISSTTSFGTLMLVDLAGSERISKTEATGQRLVEAAAINKSLTALGQVFQSLRTNALHVPYRNSKLTHLLQPALGGDAKACLFVMVSPDEKNVSESISTLTFGSSARQVSLGKAERNVTKGGKKK; from the exons ATGGGATCAGGGTCAAGTTCACCCCAACCTGTGGCCAGACCCCAGGCACAggtcctcccctccccccagggTCAGCCTGGACAACAGAGACGGGGAAACTTTGAGGAGGTGCAGCTACAGTATGGTCAGTCTCAGGCTACTCCCACACATGGACACCAGGGTTATGGTCCAACACATGGACACCAGGGCCATGGTCAGCCTAGACCACAAGCACAAGGTGCTTACGGACATCCGAATCACATTCAGGGCTATGGGAATCAGGCACAGCAATATGGGAAAAGCAATGGATATGTACACCCTGAGTATGGAGCGAGCACATCATCAGGGTACGGTGGACATGCAGCACACCAACAGAAACACAGGGATGACTTTGATGATGACCTGGATGACTGGATTGAACAGAAAAATAACCAG ACACCATCACACCAGGCAGCTACCCAGCAGTCTTCTGCGGCATCTGAGGAGGACATGATCCTAGAAACCTTCCACCACAACGATGGGACAGAGTACACAGTCTTACGCCAGAGTGGCCACAGAGCATATCTGGACTGGCAAACACAA GAATGGGTGCAGTTCCCTAATGAGTGGTTGGGACAGGGACATTTTGGAGAACAGGATACTCTTTTCACAGAACAG GTGCAGCTCCAGACCACCAGTGATACCAATGGCCCCAGTACATCTGGTACGACCAGTGGTTACGTCACTGAGGAGACTGCCTCCTCCACTCCTGATGATGACAGGGACGGGTACTTCGACCACCCGCTCAAAGGGAGAACTGTCATCACCTACATGTTTGAG GAAAAGAGAAATGTGTACTGCTACATGGATGATGAGACAGGCTACTGGATCAACATGCCCCTGATGTGGGAATTACATAATGATTACATCAGGAGACAGGTGCATGAAATACAG gAGTCTATCCCTACTTGGACAGATGAAATTGACATCCTGGCCAGTTTGAGACAGTGTAACTACAATACTGAGCAGACAGTGGCCAACTATCTTTGTCTTGGAGATCCCAATTTAG GTGCCAAACGCTGGGGAGGAGGCAGAGAAGGCCAGCAGCAGCTACAGGAGAAGGACAGACAGATCCATGCTCTACAGGAACAGCTCAAGCAGAAG GAGCGGGAAAAGCAGTCTCTTCTTCAGGAAAGATTAGCACTGAAAACTGAAGTTGTTGAAAAACTTGAAAAG GTTGCTGAACTGAATGAGAAGGTGCTGGATCTGGAGGTAGAGAATAACGACATGCACGTGAAGCTGTCAGCATCACACATGCAGATGGAGCGGATGAAGACGATGACTCCTTCATCGTTCGGAAGGCGTCGTCAC GGTGAAATTGAGTCTGGTTTTGACTCCCAGAGAGAGTCCTCAGCAGAGTCTATGACTGTCGTGAAAGCCCCTCGCACCCCCACCCCTGAACCACTGCCTCCTGCTGGCCCTACCGTGGAGGAAGAAACCTTGAAGGCTCTGAACCACTCAGCACTGGAGCTGGACAAGTCTTACCGCAGTCTGAAAGTCATAGTCAAAGATGGCTTCTCAGACCTGCAAGACTTAACCAAAAAG GCCATCTCAGCCCTGGGACAGATCAGTGAGATGGACAGCAGCAGTGGGAATGAGGTGGAGGAACTGCGGGTCCTGTACAGGAAGGAGGCGCTACAGAGGAAACTACTCTACAATCAG CTGCAAGAACTGCGCGGGAACATCCGTGTGTTCTGTCGCTGTCGGCGAGATGACAGGGTCGGAGGTTACATGCAGTTCCCCAATGACGAGGACATTGTTGTTCCGACGGGTGGAAGCAAGAAGACCTTCAGCTTTGACAAAGTCTTCTCTCCGGCCTCCACTCAAGAACAG GTGTTTGAGGACACTTTACCCATCGTCCAGTCCTGTGTGGATGGGTACAATGTGTGTATTCTGGCTTATGGACAAACTGGCTCAGGGAAAACCTTCACAATGATGGGTCCACCAGATTACCCAGGGGTGAACATCAG GACAATTAAGGAGCTCTTAAGAATATGCAATGACAAGGAGACAGTTGACTACACTTTAAAG ATTTCCATGGTTGAAGTGTACAATGAAACCCTGTCAGATCTACTGAAGGAAGGGTCTATAGGCAATGCTACTCTTGACATCAGAACCATG GGTAAGAAACAGGTGATCACAGGCCTGACAGCCATAGAGGTGAAGACTGAAAGGGACATCACAGATACCATGGAGACAGGCTTCAAAAACAGGACAACTGCCTTCACCAAAATGAATGCTGAAAG TTCGAGATCCCACCTGCTGCTGATGTTAACTGTGGAGGGTCATGACAAGATCTCCAGTACCACATCCTTCGGCACCCTGATGCTAGTGGACCTGGCTGGGTCAGAGAGGATCTCTAAAACTGAAGCCACAGGACAGAGACTGGTGGAGGCTGCAGCCATTAATAAGTCACTCACAGCACTCGGACAG GTGTTCCAGTCCTTGAGAACCAACGCCCTACATGTGCCTTACAGGAACTCCAAACTCACTCACCTGCTCCAACCTGCACTGGGTGGGGATGCCAAG